Proteins from one Alysiella filiformis genomic window:
- the glmM gene encoding phosphoglucosamine mutase, translated as MARKYFGTDGVRGQVGQFPITPDFVMKLGCAFGNALIKHDTDHKPTVIIGKDTRISGYMLETALVAGLTAAGVNVIQTGPLPTPAIAYLTRAFRLAGGVMISASHNEFSDNGIKFFAEGGVKLTDELELAIEAELDKTMITRPSIELGRAKRIEGAQDRYIEFCKSTFPNHLNLHGLKLVVDTANGAGYATTPKVFHELGAEVIEIGNQPNGYNINDKVGATYPKTLQAAVLNHDADYGIAIDGDGDRLIMVDKQGVVYDGDKLIYVIAKARAAKGIMQGGVVGTVMSNLAMEKALNARGVAFARAKVGDRYVLEQLHEHNWLIGGESSGHILCMDKHNTGDGTISALQVLAALCDLKQDLASAVDWQPYPQTMINVRMPNKDLDWQGVSAAALAEVEAELGERGRVVLRASGTEPVVRVMVEADDAALAERCAKHIAAAIQSAA; from the coding sequence ATGGCAAGAAAATATTTCGGTACAGACGGTGTTCGCGGTCAAGTTGGACAATTTCCCATTACCCCCGATTTTGTGATGAAATTGGGTTGCGCTTTCGGTAACGCATTGATTAAACACGATACCGACCACAAACCCACCGTCATCATCGGCAAAGACACGCGTATTTCAGGCTATATGCTAGAAACGGCATTGGTGGCAGGCTTAACGGCGGCTGGTGTGAATGTGATTCAAACAGGTCCTTTGCCCACACCTGCCATTGCTTATTTGACACGCGCTTTTCGCTTGGCTGGCGGTGTGATGATTTCCGCATCGCACAATGAATTTTCCGATAATGGCATCAAATTCTTTGCCGAAGGCGGCGTGAAATTGACCGATGAATTGGAATTGGCCATTGAAGCCGAATTGGATAAAACCATGATAACGCGCCCATCTATTGAATTGGGACGCGCCAAACGCATTGAAGGCGCACAAGACCGCTACATTGAATTTTGCAAATCCACATTCCCCAACCATTTGAATTTGCACGGTTTAAAATTGGTGGTGGACACCGCAAATGGCGCAGGCTATGCCACCACACCCAAAGTGTTTCACGAATTGGGCGCGGAAGTGATTGAAATTGGCAACCAACCCAATGGCTACAACATCAACGACAAAGTGGGCGCAACTTACCCCAAAACTTTACAGGCAGCCGTGTTGAACCACGATGCCGATTACGGCATTGCCATTGATGGCGATGGCGACCGCCTGATTATGGTGGACAAACAAGGCGTGGTGTATGACGGCGACAAGCTGATTTATGTGATTGCCAAAGCGCGTGCCGCCAAAGGCATCATGCAAGGTGGCGTGGTTGGCACGGTGATGAGCAATCTGGCAATGGAAAAAGCCCTGAATGCGCGTGGTGTGGCATTTGCCCGCGCCAAAGTGGGCGACCGCTATGTGTTGGAACAATTACATGAACACAACTGGCTGATTGGTGGCGAATCGTCTGGACACATTTTGTGCATGGACAAACACAATACAGGCGATGGCACGATTTCTGCCTTGCAGGTGTTGGCGGCATTGTGCGATTTGAAACAGGATTTGGCGAGTGCAGTGGATTGGCAGCCTTATCCACAAACCATGATTAACGTGCGCATGCCCAATAAGGATTTGGATTGGCAAGGCGTGTCTGCGGCGGCATTGGCGGAAGTGGAAGCCGAATTGGGCGAACGCGGTCGCGTGGTTTTACGCGCATCGGGTACTGAACCTGTGGTGCGCGTGATGGTGGAAGCCGATGACGCGGCTTTGGCAGAACGTTGCGCCAAACACATTGCGGCAGCAATTCAATCGGCAGCGTGA
- the ilvN gene encoding acetolactate synthase small subunit — protein sequence MRHILSILMENKSGAMSRVVGLFSARDYNIDSLSVAPTEDPTLSRMTIVTRGDSSVIEQITKQLNKLIEVVKVVDLNESRYVERELMLVKVRAVGKDRDEILRLCDIYRGQVIDVSDKSYTIEVTGTSEKLDSFLENINNSLILETVRTGAAGIGRGERILRI from the coding sequence ATGCGACACATTTTATCTATTTTGATGGAAAACAAATCAGGGGCGATGAGTCGCGTGGTGGGTTTGTTTTCGGCGCGTGATTACAATATTGACAGCCTTTCGGTTGCGCCCACCGAAGACCCCACTTTGTCGCGCATGACCATTGTTACGCGCGGCGACAGCAGCGTGATTGAGCAAATTACCAAACAACTGAACAAGTTGATTGAAGTTGTGAAAGTGGTGGATTTGAACGAAAGCCGCTATGTGGAACGCGAGTTGATGTTGGTTAAAGTTCGCGCGGTGGGCAAAGACCGTGATGAAATTTTGCGTTTGTGCGACATTTATCGCGGGCAAGTGATTGATGTGAGCGACAAAAGCTACACCATTGAAGTAACTGGCACCAGCGAAAAATTGGACAGCTTTTTGGAAAACATCAACAACAGCCTGATTTTGGAAACCGTGCGCACGGGTGCGGCTGGCATTGGTCGCGGCGAACGCATTTTGCGTATTTAA
- the ilvB gene encoding biosynthetic-type acetolactate synthase large subunit — MQISGAQILVQSLKAENVEYVFGYPGGAVLEIYDAIFQLHKFEHILTRHEQAAVHAADAYARASGKVGVALVTSGPGATNAITGIATAYTDSVPIVVISGQVASPAIGSDAFQEIDMIGISRPCVKHNFLVTEIEELAPTIKKAFQIAKTGRPGPVVVDVAKDVTQAHAKFSYPQEDIFIRSYQPVVNGHIGQIKKALQMLAAAKRPLLYFGGGVVLGNASQVLTEFVRTLGIPCTGTLMGLGAYPSRDRQFLGMLGMHGTYEANLAMQNADVVLAVGARFDDRVVSVPAKFAENPKKIIHIDIDPSSIAKRVKVDVPIVGDVGNVLTEMLGLWQKQELMFNPTSLDKWWKTIENWRSRDCLRLPETEHSELILPQYVVQKLAEITHYDAIVTSDVGQHQMFAAQYYPFERPRQWLNSGGLGTMGVGLPYAMGAYLAEPSKDVCCITGEGSIQMNIQELSTCYQYKLPIKIICLNNGYLGMVRQWQELYYSNRESETYFDSLPDFVKLAEAYGHVGMRIEKKSDVEGALREALAMKDRLVFMDFITDRKQNVYPMVGNGKGLSEMVLPPHMRESKADSDVNDVNDRDYDTRSVP; from the coding sequence ATGCAAATTTCAGGCGCACAAATTCTTGTGCAAAGTCTTAAAGCGGAAAATGTGGAATACGTTTTCGGCTATCCTGGTGGCGCGGTATTGGAAATTTACGATGCCATTTTTCAATTACACAAATTTGAACACATTCTCACACGCCATGAACAGGCTGCCGTTCACGCTGCCGATGCTTATGCGCGGGCAAGCGGCAAAGTGGGTGTGGCTTTGGTAACATCGGGACCTGGTGCAACCAATGCCATTACGGGCATTGCCACCGCCTACACCGACAGCGTGCCTATTGTGGTGATTTCAGGGCAAGTGGCTTCGCCTGCCATTGGTTCGGACGCGTTTCAAGAAATTGACATGATTGGCATTTCGCGCCCATGTGTGAAACACAATTTCTTGGTAACGGAAATTGAAGAACTTGCCCCCACAATCAAAAAAGCCTTTCAAATTGCCAAAACGGGTCGCCCCGGCCCTGTGGTGGTGGACGTGGCAAAAGACGTTACCCAAGCACACGCCAAATTCAGCTATCCACAAGAAGACATTTTCATTCGCTCGTATCAGCCTGTGGTCAATGGGCATATTGGGCAAATCAAAAAAGCCTTGCAAATGCTGGCGGCGGCAAAACGCCCCTTGCTGTATTTTGGCGGTGGGGTGGTGTTGGGCAATGCCAGTCAGGTATTGACGGAATTTGTCAGAACTTTGGGTATTCCTTGTACAGGCACGCTGATGGGCTTGGGGGCGTATCCTTCGCGCGACCGTCAATTTTTGGGTATGTTGGGTATGCACGGCACTTATGAAGCCAATCTTGCCATGCAAAATGCCGATGTGGTGCTGGCAGTAGGCGCACGTTTTGACGACCGTGTGGTATCGGTACCTGCCAAATTTGCTGAAAATCCGAAAAAAATCATTCACATTGACATTGACCCATCCAGCATTGCCAAGCGCGTGAAGGTGGACGTGCCGATTGTGGGCGATGTGGGCAATGTTTTAACGGAAATGCTGGGTTTGTGGCAAAAACAGGAATTGATGTTCAACCCCACTTCTTTGGATAAATGGTGGAAAACCATTGAAAATTGGCGCAGCCGCGATTGTTTAAGGCTGCCTGAAACGGAACACAGCGAATTGATTTTGCCACAATATGTGGTACAAAAATTGGCGGAAATTACCCATTATGACGCGATTGTTACCTCTGATGTGGGTCAGCACCAAATGTTTGCCGCGCAATATTATCCCTTTGAACGACCACGCCAATGGCTCAATTCGGGTGGCTTGGGCACGATGGGTGTGGGTTTGCCCTATGCCATGGGTGCGTATCTTGCCGAGCCGAGCAAAGATGTGTGCTGCATTACGGGCGAAGGCTCAATTCAAATGAACATTCAGGAATTGAGTACCTGCTATCAGTATAAATTGCCGATTAAAATCATCTGCTTAAATAATGGCTATTTGGGTATGGTGCGCCAATGGCAGGAGCTGTATTACAGCAATCGTGAATCGGAAACCTATTTTGATTCGCTGCCTGATTTTGTGAAATTGGCGGAAGCCTACGGTCATGTGGGCATGCGGATTGAGAAAAAATCCGATGTGGAAGGCGCATTGCGCGAAGCCTTGGCGATGAAAGACCGTTTGGTGTTCATGGATTTCATTACCGACCGCAAGCAAAATGTTTACCCTATGGTGGGCAATGGCAAGGGTTTGAGTGAAATGGTGTTGCCGCCACATATGCGTGAAAGCAAAGCCGATTCCGATGTGAATGATGTGAATGACCGCGATTACGATACAAGGAGTGTGCCATAA
- a CDS encoding type IV pilin protein has product MLKNKTQQSGFTLIELMIVIGIVAILAAIAYPTYQNFIIRSHIESARGEMMDNIKMMEEFYTKNRTMCGKTETDGTCSAMPTPVASTAADTYKISIKPDKFNGGGGNSYIIASEPNNEAKFSENTKTNKQVYLLYYSNGSGFVKCTKAGFEAALNAASSPNAGDGCSIM; this is encoded by the coding sequence ATGTTGAAAAACAAAACCCAACAATCTGGCTTCACTTTAATTGAATTGATGATTGTGATTGGCATTGTGGCGATTTTGGCAGCCATTGCCTACCCCACATATCAAAACTTCATTATCCGCAGCCATATTGAGTCCGCGCGTGGCGAAATGATGGACAATATCAAGATGATGGAAGAGTTTTACACCAAAAATCGCACCATGTGTGGCAAGACAGAAACAGATGGTACATGCTCTGCCATGCCTACCCCTGTTGCCAGTACAGCAGCAGACACCTATAAGATCTCTATCAAACCCGATAAATTTAACGGTGGTGGCGGCAACAGTTACATCATTGCCAGCGAACCCAATAATGAAGCCAAGTTTTCAGAAAACACCAAAACCAACAAACAAGTTTATTTACTTTATTATTCAAATGGTTCTGGCTTTGTCAAATGCACAAAAGCAGGTTTTGAGGCTGCCTTAAACGCCGCCTCTAGCCCAAATGCAGGCGATGGTTGCAGCATCATGTAA
- a CDS encoding type IV pilin protein, with product MSSAMKTPLSQRGFTLAQMLVVMGILAVLTAIAYPSYVNYVKNGRLNDAQRALIINAQNLEQHRNKHHSYKKNSTTWADLSLNATSHFCIKMQGNARGANDDKFTIKAVAFNKNHEPRVLSINQDHMLMICENSESSCDTRDAVFKNTGRSDTNCRIIN from the coding sequence ATGTCATCAGCCATGAAAACCCCTCTCTCACAACGCGGTTTTACGCTGGCACAAATGCTGGTGGTAATGGGCATTTTGGCGGTTTTAACCGCCATTGCTTATCCCAGCTACGTCAATTATGTGAAAAATGGGCGACTGAATGACGCACAACGCGCCTTAATCATCAATGCCCAAAATCTGGAACAACACCGCAATAAACATCATTCTTACAAGAAAAACAGCACCACTTGGGCGGATTTGTCGCTCAATGCCACATCGCATTTTTGCATTAAAATGCAAGGCAATGCGCGTGGTGCCAACGATGACAAATTCACCATCAAAGCGGTGGCATTCAACAAAAACCACGAGCCGCGCGTATTGAGCATTAACCAAGACCACATGTTGATGATTTGTGAAAACAGCGAATCATCTTGCGATACGCGCGATGCGGTTTTCAAAAACACGGGACGCAGCGATACGAATTGTCGCATTATCAATTAA
- the lnt gene encoding apolipoprotein N-acyltransferase yields MLLSLDKHWQKPLPYFLTLSTLAVATPLAFAPYYYFWLMPFLFGGLIVLTEIKPHRRISSAYWFGLVGYTTQFWWIHTALHDVSGLPNQYAIPLTFLLPAFLALFPAIAFWLYGKNHLPRPLAVGVLLPALWTLTEFARERVFTGFGWGALGYSQIADYSPLAAFAPIGGIHLVTFATAVFSCWLVLVIRNRSLIQRVIFAMLMCFLWDKAADWRAINYTEKESNQPVSVALLQGNIPQSLKFQEENLLPTYQRYFDQLSSTKAQIVVLPETAFPQFLQHTDKAIVARFAEQAKKNGNALAVGIPAFTADGKGYLNAMINLTNFNPEQPETMQVYAKNHLVPFGEFKPLAQLTEPLYEKMNLPLTDFKRGGLGQEPFNMNGLQVAFNICYEDGFGDELIDSAKKSSLLANASNMAWYGKSNAMWQQLQQSQARALELGRYMIRATNTGASAIISPQGRVLKFSQPNVATVLEGEVYGMYGQTPYMRLGHSWVVIYSLLFLAVILFCYPAKTLAKWGAKHKRKASTSPVVQPENAAVPVAQQAVQQPAPMPASEPIVVPNAAESKQRLHDVIEADKEILANSHTETSESPESPPLDKATPPQQAGKNPTRKRNNKRKKGGKKRR; encoded by the coding sequence ATGCTTTTATCATTGGACAAACATTGGCAAAAACCCTTGCCCTATTTTTTAACGCTCAGCACTTTGGCGGTGGCAACGCCATTGGCATTTGCGCCTTATTACTATTTTTGGCTCATGCCTTTTTTGTTTGGCGGTTTGATTGTTTTAACAGAAATCAAACCCCATAGGCGCATTTCATCGGCATATTGGTTTGGTTTGGTGGGCTATACCACACAATTTTGGTGGATACACACCGCTTTGCACGATGTATCGGGTTTGCCCAATCAATATGCCATTCCTTTGACTTTTTTGCTGCCTGCATTTTTGGCGTTGTTTCCTGCTATTGCGTTTTGGCTGTATGGCAAAAATCATCTGCCGCGACCTTTGGCGGTGGGCGTGTTGCTGCCTGCGTTGTGGACGCTGACCGAATTTGCCCGTGAGCGCGTGTTCACAGGATTTGGTTGGGGCGCATTGGGTTACAGCCAAATTGCCGATTACAGCCCATTGGCGGCATTTGCCCCCATTGGTGGCATACATTTGGTTACGTTTGCCACAGCCGTGTTCAGTTGTTGGCTGGTGTTGGTGATTCGCAATCGTTCATTGATTCAGCGTGTGATTTTTGCCATGCTGATGTGTTTTTTGTGGGACAAAGCCGCCGATTGGCGCGCCATCAACTACACCGAAAAAGAAAGCAACCAGCCTGTAAGCGTGGCATTGTTGCAGGGCAATATTCCGCAAAGTTTGAAGTTTCAAGAAGAAAATTTGTTGCCCACTTATCAACGCTATTTTGACCAGTTGTCGTCCACCAAAGCGCAAATTGTGGTGCTGCCTGAAACCGCCTTTCCCCAATTTTTGCAACACACCGACAAGGCAATCGTGGCGCGATTTGCCGAACAAGCCAAGAAAAATGGCAACGCCTTGGCAGTGGGCATACCCGCTTTCACGGCAGATGGCAAAGGCTATTTGAATGCCATGATAAACCTGACCAATTTCAACCCCGAGCAGCCTGAAACCATGCAGGTTTACGCCAAAAATCACTTGGTGCCATTTGGCGAATTTAAGCCCCTTGCCCAATTAACCGAGCCTTTGTACGAAAAAATGAACCTGCCTTTAACGGATTTCAAACGTGGCGGTTTGGGGCAAGAGCCTTTTAATATGAATGGCTTACAAGTTGCATTCAACATTTGCTATGAAGATGGATTTGGCGATGAATTGATTGATTCTGCCAAAAAATCATCATTGCTTGCCAATGCCAGCAATATGGCGTGGTATGGCAAATCCAACGCGATGTGGCAGCAATTACAACAATCGCAAGCGCGCGCTTTGGAATTGGGGCGTTACATGATACGCGCCACCAACACAGGCGCAAGTGCCATCATTTCCCCACAAGGGCGTGTGTTGAAATTCAGCCAGCCCAATGTCGCCACCGTGTTGGAGGGCGAAGTGTATGGCATGTATGGGCAAACCCCTTATATGCGTTTGGGGCATTCGTGGGTGGTCATTTATTCATTGTTGTTTTTGGCGGTGATTTTGTTCTGCTACCCAGCCAAAACTTTGGCAAAATGGGGTGCAAAACACAAACGCAAAGCCAGCACGTCTCCCGTTGTGCAGCCTGAAAATGCCGCCGTGCCAGTTGCCCAGCAAGCCGTTCAGCAGCCTGCGCCAATGCCAGCCAGCGAGCCGATTGTCGTTCCCAATGCTGCCGAAAGCAAGCAGCGTTTGCACGATGTGATTGAAGCCGATAAAGAAATTTTGGCAAACAGCCATACTGAAACCAGCGAATCGCCCGAATCGCCACCGTTGGACAAAGCCACACCGCCACAGCAGGCAGGCAAAAACCCAACACGCAAACGCAATAACAAGCGCAAAAAAGGCGGCAAAAAACGCCGTTGA
- the ribBA gene encoding bifunctional 3,4-dihydroxy-2-butanone-4-phosphate synthase/GTP cyclohydrolase II: MPHISPITDIIADIKAGKMVIITDAEDRENEGDIVMAAQFVTPEAINFMIKHARGLVCLPMENKLIDKLGLPMMTQKNGAQYGTNFTVSIEAAHGISTGISAADRAHTIQTAVSQNVQPDDIVQPGHIFPLRAQQGGVLVRAGHTEAAVDLAQMAGLSGAGVICEILNDDGTMARMPELMQFAAQHGLKIGTIADLIEYRSRTENLLEEMGDTTVQTPWGEFQQHVYVDKLNGDTHLALVKGNPETASETLVRVHEPFSALDFIQFDPNHSWHLPDALARIQAAECGVIILLHRTEDGAALLERTLPKNQFQIKKWDKKTYGIGAQILAGLKVSKMRVLGKPSNMNGLTGFGLEIVGFEEN, translated from the coding sequence ATGCCACACATCTCCCCCATCACCGACATCATCGCCGACATCAAAGCGGGCAAAATGGTCATCATCACCGATGCCGAAGACCGCGAAAATGAAGGCGATATTGTTATGGCAGCCCAATTTGTTACGCCCGAAGCCATCAATTTCATGATTAAACACGCGCGTGGCTTGGTGTGTTTGCCTATGGAAAACAAACTCATAGACAAACTCGGCTTGCCCATGATGACGCAAAAAAACGGCGCACAATACGGCACCAATTTTACCGTGTCCATTGAAGCTGCACACGGCATTTCCACAGGCATTTCTGCTGCCGACCGCGCCCACACCATTCAAACGGCTGTATCGCAAAACGTGCAGCCTGACGATATTGTGCAACCAGGGCACATTTTCCCACTTCGCGCCCAACAAGGCGGTGTGCTGGTTCGCGCAGGACATACCGAAGCGGCGGTGGATTTGGCGCAAATGGCAGGTTTGTCGGGCGCAGGCGTGATTTGCGAAATTTTGAATGATGATGGCACAATGGCGCGCATGCCCGAATTGATGCAATTTGCCGCCCAACACGGCTTGAAAATTGGCACGATTGCCGATTTGATTGAATACCGCAGCCGCACCGAAAACCTGTTGGAAGAAATGGGCGATACCACCGTGCAAACCCCTTGGGGCGAATTTCAACAACACGTTTATGTGGACAAATTGAATGGCGACACGCATTTGGCTCTGGTTAAAGGCAATCCCGAAACCGCCAGCGAAACTTTGGTGCGCGTGCATGAACCGTTTAGCGCATTGGATTTCATTCAATTTGACCCCAACCACAGTTGGCATTTGCCCGATGCTTTGGCGCGGATTCAGGCAGCCGAATGTGGCGTGATTATTTTGCTGCACCGCACCGAAGATGGCGCGGCTTTGCTGGAACGCACCTTACCCAAAAACCAATTTCAAATCAAAAAATGGGACAAAAAAACCTATGGCATAGGCGCACAAATTTTGGCTGGCTTAAAAGTGAGCAAAATGCGCGTGTTGGGCAAGCCCTCTAATATGAATGGCTTAACGGGCTTTGGTTTGGAAATTGTGGGATTTGAAGAAAATTGA
- the coaBC gene encoding bifunctional phosphopantothenoylcysteine decarboxylase/phosphopantothenate--cysteine ligase CoaBC translates to MQKHILLAITGGIAAYKSCELVRLLKKQGHHITVAMSQAATEFVAPQTFQALSGNPVLTEQGGAGNGMAHINATRAADIMLIAPATANTLAKIAHGIADNLITEMVAARNCPLVVAPAMNVEMWHNPANLRNIKQLAQDGVHVLQPAAGEQACGETGVGRMQEPSDIAELLPDFWLDKPLLGKKVVLTVGASYEAIDPVRGITNISSGQMGVALARACRQAGAQVDVIYANLQVPLPKGMAYTEQAQSAQAMYDAVFRRLDLGADVFIGVAAVADYRVKNRATQKLKKDGSGSPPVIELTENPDILQAVAQRENAPFCVGFAAESENVLAYARAKRAKKGVPLLVANDVSVAMGQSSNQIIMLDDEQETALPEMSKDAAAQAIVSRLATLLARSSD, encoded by the coding sequence ATGCAAAAACACATTTTATTGGCAATCACAGGTGGCATAGCCGCCTACAAATCATGCGAATTGGTACGCTTGCTCAAAAAACAAGGACACCACATCACGGTTGCCATGTCGCAAGCCGCCACCGAATTTGTTGCGCCACAAACGTTTCAAGCATTAAGCGGCAATCCCGTTTTGACCGAACAAGGCGGTGCAGGCAACGGCATGGCGCACATCAACGCCACACGCGCTGCCGACATCATGCTCATTGCCCCAGCCACCGCCAACACGCTGGCAAAAATTGCACACGGCATTGCCGACAATTTGATTACCGAAATGGTGGCAGCGCGGAATTGTCCGCTCGTGGTTGCGCCTGCCATGAATGTGGAAATGTGGCACAATCCAGCCAATTTACGCAACATCAAACAGTTGGCTCAAGACGGTGTGCATGTTTTACAGCCAGCCGCAGGCGAACAAGCCTGTGGCGAAACAGGCGTAGGGCGCATGCAAGAACCCAGCGACATTGCCGAATTGTTGCCCGATTTTTGGCTTGATAAACCCTTGTTGGGAAAGAAAGTTGTGCTGACCGTGGGCGCAAGCTACGAAGCGATAGACCCCGTGCGCGGCATCACCAATATTTCAAGCGGGCAAATGGGCGTGGCATTGGCGCGCGCGTGTCGTCAAGCAGGGGCGCAAGTGGACGTGATTTACGCCAATTTGCAAGTGCCTTTGCCCAAAGGCATGGCATACACCGAACAAGCCCAAAGCGCACAAGCCATGTATGACGCGGTGTTCAGAAGATTGGATTTGGGGGCAGATGTGTTTATTGGCGTGGCGGCGGTGGCGGATTATCGCGTGAAAAATCGCGCCACACAAAAGTTGAAAAAAGACGGTTCAGGCAGCCCTCCCGTGATTGAATTGACCGAAAATCCCGATATTTTGCAAGCCGTAGCCCAAAGGGAAAATGCCCCATTTTGTGTGGGTTTTGCCGCAGAAAGCGAAAACGTGTTGGCATACGCGCGCGCCAAACGTGCCAAAAAAGGCGTACCGCTTTTGGTGGCAAACGATGTTTCGGTGGCAATGGGTCAATCCAGTAATCAAATCATCATGTTAGATGATGAACAAGAAACCGCGCTGCCTGAAATGAGCAAAGACGCAGCCGCACAAGCGATTGTGTCGCGTTTGGCGACATTGTTGGCGCGGTCGTCAGATTGA
- a CDS encoding Na/Pi cotransporter family protein: MFTQSKPIKQLLPMLVLLALAFSFWQSHAWLQLCYGLALFLFGMQCIEEGLHNAAGGTLERMMSRCTATPVKGLLFGIGATFVLQSSTLMSLLTIAFLSTGMITLAGGLAVIFGTNLGATSGIWFLALAGQSVSLSPAAVPMFVLGIVIGFFNPTAKAIGRVLIGIALIFMGIDAIKNGFQAFGGQVDFASLKMGGVGEILLFSLIGFVLTCVLQSSHATLILTLAALANGQISMAQGFAIAIGSNLGSSATTALVGMLGSERNGQRLALAHLLFNSVTTLLSLILWVPLTHLVAKMGLWLQWSPLLQLALFHTLFNALGVAIFWQPQTWLAEKLSIWLPEKKSAKLLPNDSNAVKSLYLNKNMLALGDTAMRAVSQEIQHLSQVSLEVICHAIFVPSQQLHDHSGSLPEPTPPFESNVQTFYEWQIKPLYSEILDFTSKMDVQNQSEQAEKLTNAHMIAFQIVEIVKESKHLQKNMQHYLSDCHTSICQDYRHLREQVFAMLRHFHCASQVAADSSEWQQHIQQIHDDTENLESHRQRALVKLRKNELDSWQISSLMNDINYARRIGLGLVEILHMSKQN; encoded by the coding sequence ATGTTTACCCAATCAAAACCGATTAAACAGCTCCTGCCAATGCTTGTTTTGTTGGCGTTGGCATTTTCATTTTGGCAAAGCCATGCGTGGTTGCAACTGTGCTATGGTTTGGCATTGTTTCTGTTTGGCATGCAATGCATTGAAGAAGGCTTGCACAACGCCGCAGGTGGCACGCTGGAACGCATGATGTCGCGCTGCACCGCCACGCCCGTTAAAGGTTTGCTGTTTGGCATAGGCGCAACATTTGTCTTGCAATCCAGCACCTTAATGTCGCTGCTGACCATCGCCTTTTTAAGCACGGGCATGATTACGCTGGCAGGCGGTTTGGCGGTCATTTTCGGCACGAATTTGGGCGCGACAAGCGGCATTTGGTTTTTGGCATTGGCTGGGCAGAGCGTCAGTTTGTCGCCAGCCGCCGTGCCGATGTTTGTGTTGGGCATTGTGATTGGCTTTTTCAACCCCACCGCCAAAGCCATTGGGCGCGTACTCATCGGCATTGCCTTGATTTTTATGGGCATTGACGCCATCAAAAACGGCTTTCAAGCCTTTGGCGGACAAGTGGATTTTGCCAGCCTGAAAATGGGTGGCGTAGGCGAAATTTTGCTGTTTAGCCTGATTGGTTTCGTGCTGACTTGCGTGTTGCAATCATCGCACGCCACCTTGATTTTGACTTTGGCGGCATTGGCAAACGGACAAATCAGCATGGCACAAGGTTTTGCCATTGCCATCGGTTCCAATTTGGGCAGCAGTGCCACCACCGCTTTGGTGGGCATGCTCGGCAGCGAACGCAATGGACAACGTTTGGCATTGGCACATTTGCTGTTCAACAGCGTTACCACTTTATTGTCGTTGATTTTGTGGGTGCCGCTCACGCATTTGGTTGCCAAAATGGGGCTGTGGTTGCAATGGTCGCCTTTGTTGCAACTGGCTCTGTTTCACACTTTGTTCAACGCTTTGGGCGTGGCGATTTTTTGGCAACCGCAAACTTGGCTGGCAGAAAAATTATCCATTTGGCTGCCTGAAAAAAAATCCGCCAAACTTTTACCCAACGACAGCAATGCCGTCAAATCTTTGTATTTAAACAAAAACATGTTGGCATTGGGCGACACCGCCATGCGCGCCGTTTCCCAAGAAATTCAACATTTAAGCCAAGTGAGCTTGGAAGTGATTTGCCATGCCATTTTCGTGCCAAGCCAGCAATTACATGACCATTCAGGCAGCCTGCCTGAACCCACACCGCCATTTGAAAGCAACGTCCAAACATTTTATGAATGGCAAATCAAACCCTTATACAGCGAAATTTTGGATTTTACCAGCAAAATGGACGTACAAAATCAAAGCGAGCAGGCTGAAAAACTGACCAACGCCCACATGATTGCCTTTCAAATTGTAGAAATTGTAAAAGAAAGCAAGCATTTACAAAAAAACATGCAGCATTATTTGAGCGATTGCCACACCAGCATTTGCCAAGATTACCGCCATTTGCGCGAACAGGTTTTTGCCATGTTGCGGCATTTTCATTGCGCCAGCCAAGTGGCAGCAGATTCAAGCGAATGGCAGCAACATATTCAGCAAATTCATGATGATACCGAGAATTTGGAATCACATCGCCAACGTGCCTTGGTCAAATTACGCAAAAATGAATTGGACAGTTGGCAAATTTCATCGCTGATGAACGACATCAATTACGCACGGCGCATTGGCTTGGGTTTGGTGGAAATTTTGCACATGAGCAAACAAAATTGA